Proteins found in one Maridesulfovibrio sp. genomic segment:
- a CDS encoding molybdenum cofactor biosynthesis protein MoaE, translating into MDISKKIAELKQDPEFADNVGMILIHNGIVRGWSRGTREKVTGIEIKADHEKIEQIREEHEKFPGIYKIVTHANEGVFKPGDDVLFLIVAGDIRENVKACLASLLDRVKAEAFTKKEIMA; encoded by the coding sequence ATGGACATTTCAAAAAAAATTGCAGAACTTAAACAGGACCCGGAATTTGCCGATAATGTGGGCATGATCCTGATCCATAATGGTATTGTCCGCGGCTGGTCGCGGGGTACCCGTGAAAAAGTTACCGGCATAGAAATCAAGGCCGATCATGAAAAAATTGAACAGATCCGTGAGGAACATGAAAAATTCCCCGGGATATACAAGATCGTCACACACGCCAACGAAGGCGTCTTCAAACCAGGTGACGATGTACTCTTCCTAATCGTTGCAGGCGATATCCGTGAGAATGTCAAGGCTTGCCTTGCCAGCCTGCTGGATAGGGTCAAAGCCGAAGCCTTCACCAAAAAAGAAATAATGGCTTAA